A region from the Catellatospora sp. TT07R-123 genome encodes:
- a CDS encoding ferric reductase-like transmembrane domain-containing protein — MGAPVTAIPRAALAPAAPWRARRWWADAAGSAAIASVLVVTALWTAHGGIQQLDATDGGLTSLGRLAGLLSADLMLLQVLMMARIPWVERSYGQDALARRHRWFGFASFWLLVFHLVATTAGYAATGGLGIVGQLWDLVADYPGMLLAAGGTAAIVLVVVTSVRAARRAMRYESWHLLHLYAYLGLALALPHQLWTGADFVATPWARAYWWTLYLVAAAAVLLFRVGLPLWRTMRHRLVVDAVVPESPGVVSVHLRGRDLHRLPARPGQFLLWRFLDGPGWTRANPYSLSAGPLPDRLRITVKDLGDGSARLARLRPGTRVAVEGPYGVMTGTADPARPVLMLAAGIGVTVMRALLDDPDLAGRHVTLLHRVRTPGEAVFAAELADLAARRPLYVATLPGPRPRHPSFLPAHLATGADADADVLRRMVPHVRDCDVYLCGPQQWMHAARRALAAAGTPADRIHAEQFAW; from the coding sequence GTGGGCGCTCCCGTCACCGCGATACCGCGGGCTGCCCTGGCGCCGGCCGCGCCGTGGCGGGCGCGGCGCTGGTGGGCCGACGCGGCCGGCTCGGCCGCGATCGCGTCGGTGCTCGTCGTCACCGCGCTGTGGACCGCGCACGGCGGGATCCAGCAGCTCGACGCCACCGACGGCGGGCTGACCTCGCTGGGCCGCCTGGCCGGGCTGCTGTCGGCCGACCTGATGCTGCTCCAGGTGCTGATGATGGCGCGCATCCCCTGGGTCGAGCGCAGCTACGGCCAGGACGCGCTGGCCCGCCGCCACCGCTGGTTCGGCTTCGCGTCGTTCTGGCTGCTCGTGTTCCACCTGGTCGCGACCACCGCCGGGTACGCGGCCACCGGCGGCCTGGGCATCGTCGGTCAGCTCTGGGACCTGGTCGCCGACTACCCCGGCATGCTGCTGGCGGCGGGCGGCACCGCGGCGATCGTGCTGGTGGTGGTCACGTCGGTGCGGGCCGCGCGGCGGGCGATGCGGTACGAGTCGTGGCACCTGCTCCACCTGTACGCCTACCTCGGCCTGGCCCTCGCGCTGCCGCACCAGCTGTGGACCGGCGCCGACTTCGTGGCCACCCCGTGGGCCCGCGCGTACTGGTGGACCCTCTACCTGGTCGCCGCCGCAGCGGTGCTGCTGTTCCGGGTCGGGCTGCCGCTGTGGCGCACCATGCGGCACCGGCTCGTCGTGGACGCGGTCGTGCCCGAGTCCCCCGGCGTCGTGTCGGTGCACCTGCGCGGGCGCGACCTGCACCGGCTCCCGGCCCGCCCCGGACAGTTCCTCCTGTGGCGGTTCCTCGACGGCCCCGGCTGGACCAGGGCGAATCCATACTCGCTGTCGGCCGGTCCGCTGCCTGACCGGCTGCGGATCACCGTCAAGGACCTCGGCGACGGCAGCGCCCGCCTGGCCCGGCTGCGACCGGGCACCCGCGTGGCCGTCGAGGGGCCGTACGGTGTCATGACCGGCACCGCCGACCCGGCCCGGCCGGTGCTGATGCTGGCCGCCGGGATCGGCGTCACCGTCATGCGGGCGCTGCTCGACGACCCCGACCTCGCGGGCCGCCACGTCACCCTGCTGCACCGCGTCCGCACCCCCGGCGAGGCCGTGTTCGCCGCCGAACTGGCCGACCTGGCGGCACGGCGGCCGCTGTACGTCGCCACGCTGCCGGGACCACGGCCGCGGCACCCCTCGTTCCTGCCCGCCCACCTGGCCACCGGCGCCGACGCCGACGCCGACGTGCTGCGCCGGATGGTCCCGCACGTGCGCGACTGCGACGTCTACCTGTGCGGGCCGCAGCAGTGGATGCACGCCGCCCGCCGGGCCCTGGCCGCCGCGGGCACCCCCGCCGATCGCATCCACGCCGAGCAGTTCGCCTGGTGA
- the ligA gene encoding NAD-dependent DNA ligase LigA, with protein MPAIATAPVVDPTHAQPFYTHDEYLDGVERALRCATAYHAGDVTVDDATYDALVARIAATEDHHPAWQSTASPTRTVAGTGGDVEHSAPMLSLDNVFDEDGLRGWAARLHKAVGQRVAQYTVEPKVDGLAVAARYRGGRLVLVATRGDGRTGEDVTAQARLVAGLPQRLSAPVDVEVRGEVFMTDADFAAANEIRVAHGEPRFAHPRSAAAGTVRAIDRGYDVPLSFLAYAAIGVPDEHASTHSAAIEYLAGLGVATTAQSSAGMVVGTSIDEVVDNVVALGARRGELGFAVDGVVVKANFTADQEAAGYSSRAPRWSVAYKFPADTRTTTLLRIEVQVGRTGLITPVAVLEPVQVGGVIVTTATLHNFADLVLRDVRVGDTVFVRRAGEVIPEITGAKLDERPETALPFEPPAVCPRCQGEIDQSQKRWRCLRGRACGAREALLYYAGRDAMDIEGLGDKVVDSLLAAGLVTDPADLYGLDVATLARLDRMGTLSAANLVANIEASKLKPLSRVFTALGVRMTGRSLSRRIARHFGTMAAIQAATAADWELVDGIGSGRAQVIVAELAELAPVIDRLTAYGVTMVEPGSPALEPDAAEPGTAVLPLQRRDGSPLTVVVTGSVPGFSRTEGNEAVEVLGGRSSGSVSAKTDLVVVGEGAGSKADRAAQLRVPVLAGEQFAQLVAAHRAGKQKQVRQILRTVLR; from the coding sequence TTGCCAGCCATCGCCACCGCACCGGTAGTCGACCCGACCCACGCCCAGCCGTTCTACACCCACGACGAATACCTCGACGGCGTCGAGCGCGCCCTGCGCTGCGCCACGGCGTACCACGCCGGAGACGTCACCGTCGACGACGCCACCTACGACGCGCTCGTGGCACGCATCGCCGCGACCGAGGACCACCACCCCGCGTGGCAGAGCACCGCCTCCCCCACCAGGACCGTCGCCGGGACCGGCGGCGACGTCGAGCACAGCGCCCCGATGCTCAGCCTCGACAACGTCTTCGACGAGGACGGGCTGCGCGGCTGGGCCGCCCGGCTGCACAAGGCGGTGGGGCAGCGGGTCGCGCAGTACACCGTCGAGCCCAAGGTCGACGGCCTGGCCGTGGCCGCCCGCTACCGCGGCGGGCGGCTGGTGCTGGTCGCCACGCGCGGCGACGGGCGCACCGGCGAGGACGTCACCGCGCAGGCCCGGCTGGTCGCGGGCCTGCCGCAGCGGCTGTCGGCGCCGGTCGACGTCGAGGTGCGCGGCGAGGTCTTCATGACCGACGCCGACTTCGCGGCCGCGAACGAGATCCGGGTCGCCCACGGCGAGCCGAGGTTCGCCCACCCGAGGTCGGCTGCGGCCGGGACGGTGCGGGCGATCGACCGCGGCTACGACGTCCCGCTGTCGTTCCTGGCGTACGCGGCGATCGGCGTCCCGGACGAGCACGCGTCGACCCACTCGGCGGCGATCGAATACCTGGCCGGGCTCGGGGTGGCCACCACCGCGCAGTCGTCGGCCGGGATGGTCGTCGGGACCAGCATCGACGAGGTGGTCGACAATGTCGTCGCGCTCGGCGCCCGGCGCGGGGAGCTCGGTTTCGCCGTGGACGGCGTGGTCGTCAAGGCGAACTTCACCGCCGACCAGGAGGCGGCCGGATATTCGAGCCGGGCGCCGCGCTGGAGCGTGGCCTACAAGTTCCCGGCCGACACCCGCACCACCACGCTGCTGCGCATCGAGGTGCAGGTCGGGCGGACCGGGCTGATCACGCCGGTCGCGGTGCTGGAGCCCGTCCAGGTCGGCGGTGTGATCGTGACGACGGCGACCCTGCACAACTTCGCCGACCTGGTGCTGCGCGACGTCCGGGTCGGCGACACGGTGTTCGTGCGCCGCGCGGGCGAGGTGATCCCGGAGATCACGGGCGCCAAGCTCGACGAGCGGCCCGAGACGGCGCTGCCGTTCGAGCCCCCCGCCGTGTGCCCGCGCTGCCAGGGGGAGATCGACCAGTCCCAGAAGCGGTGGCGCTGCCTGCGCGGGCGGGCCTGCGGCGCCCGGGAGGCGCTGCTGTACTACGCCGGCCGCGACGCGATGGACATCGAGGGACTCGGCGACAAGGTCGTCGACAGCCTCCTCGCGGCGGGCCTGGTCACCGACCCCGCCGACCTGTACGGACTGGACGTCGCGACCCTGGCCCGCCTGGACCGGATGGGGACGCTGTCGGCCGCCAACCTGGTCGCCAACATCGAGGCGTCCAAGCTCAAGCCGCTGTCGCGGGTGTTCACCGCGCTCGGCGTCCGGATGACCGGCCGGTCGCTGTCGCGGCGCATCGCCCGCCATTTCGGCACCATGGCCGCGATCCAGGCCGCGACGGCCGCCGACTGGGAACTCGTCGACGGGATCGGCTCCGGCCGGGCCCAGGTCATCGTCGCCGAGCTCGCCGAACTGGCCCCGGTCATCGACCGCCTCACCGCGTACGGGGTGACGATGGTCGAGCCGGGCAGCCCGGCGCTGGAGCCCGACGCGGCCGAGCCGGGCACGGCGGTGCTGCCGTTGCAGCGCCGCGACGGGTCGCCGCTGACGGTGGTGGTGACGGGTTCGGTGCCGGGCTTCAGCCGTACCGAGGGCAACGAGGCCGTCGAGGTCCTGGGCGGCAGGTCGTCCGGGTCGGTGTCGGCGAAGACCGACCTCGTCGTCGTGGGTGAGGGCGCCGGGTCCAAAGCCGACCGCGCGGCGCAGCTGAGGGTGCCGGTGCTCGCGGGCGAGCAGTTCGCGCAGCTGGTGGCGGCCCACCGCGCCGGAAAGCAGAAGCAGGTCCGACAGATCCTTCGCACCGTCCTGCGGTGA
- a CDS encoding serpin family protein has translation MIEKAVAGANTLTARWAETFSADASAAVSGAGVWPLLAYLASAADGDGRAELAAAVGLPAEDAPEAATALLGLLRAAPALRAALGVWFHPDVPVREQWLRTVPAGSIGVLTDGALAAWTREQVGDLLECPPAPDGPEELLVLATVLTVRTTWKEPFEHDVISGQQGPWARRRLAGLKRASADRDQLAVYDTAAGRISVLSVEGSDDITVDILLGAEDAPAGAVLAAGISAPATLTPVRLGSQLTAQDQAPGVSIGHYHRTAEPQLFSYLPRFDVDSAPDLLAFADLFGLRTVSDRSRQRFPGMSESPLAVGAAKQSLTASFTALGFEAAVATRVSLAGGSFSPTVPPNVCFTVERPFGFAARHRPTGLVLVAGWVADGVDYVTPPEDLVDMSFLELRT, from the coding sequence ATGATCGAGAAGGCGGTGGCCGGGGCGAACACGCTGACGGCGCGATGGGCGGAGACGTTTTCGGCAGACGCGTCGGCGGCGGTTTCCGGGGCGGGTGTCTGGCCGCTGCTGGCATACCTCGCGTCGGCTGCCGACGGCGACGGCCGGGCCGAGCTCGCGGCAGCGGTGGGGCTGCCCGCCGAAGACGCGCCGGAGGCGGCGACCGCGCTGCTCGGCCTGCTGCGGGCAGCACCCGCGCTCCGGGCCGCGCTGGGCGTGTGGTTCCACCCTGACGTGCCCGTTCGCGAGCAGTGGCTGCGTACGGTCCCGGCGGGGTCGATCGGGGTGCTGACCGACGGCGCCCTCGCCGCATGGACCCGGGAACAGGTCGGTGACCTGCTGGAATGCCCTCCCGCCCCGGACGGACCGGAGGAGCTGCTGGTCCTGGCGACCGTGCTGACGGTGCGAACCACCTGGAAGGAACCGTTCGAACACGATGTGATCTCCGGTCAGCAAGGACCCTGGGCACGACGCCGGCTGGCGGGTTTGAAGCGCGCCTCAGCCGATCGGGACCAGCTCGCCGTCTACGACACCGCGGCAGGCCGGATCTCGGTGCTGTCGGTGGAGGGCTCGGACGACATCACCGTCGACATCCTGCTCGGCGCCGAGGACGCCCCCGCCGGGGCGGTGCTGGCGGCCGGGATCAGCGCACCGGCGACGCTCACCCCGGTCCGGCTCGGTTCCCAGCTCACCGCCCAGGACCAGGCGCCGGGCGTGAGCATCGGGCACTACCACCGCACCGCCGAACCGCAGCTGTTCTCCTACCTGCCCCGCTTCGACGTCGACAGCGCACCTGACCTGCTGGCGTTCGCGGATCTGTTCGGGCTGCGTACGGTGTCCGACCGGTCCCGGCAACGGTTCCCCGGCATGAGCGAGTCGCCCCTGGCGGTCGGCGCGGCCAAGCAGAGTCTGACCGCGTCCTTCACCGCGCTCGGGTTCGAAGCCGCGGTGGCGACCCGGGTGTCCCTGGCAGGCGGCAGCTTTTCGCCGACGGTGCCGCCGAACGTCTGCTTCACGGTCGAGCGCCCGTTCGGGTTCGCCGCCAGGCACCGCCCGACCGGCCTGGTGCTCGTCGCGGGCTGGGTGGCCGACGGGGTGGACTACGTGACCCCGCCCGAGGACCTGGTCGACATGTCCTTCCTGGAGCTCCGCACCTAG
- a CDS encoding DUF1996 domain-containing protein, whose protein sequence is MIAALLTNQAMRASAAETPLSQGRPATASSTENAGTPASAAVDGNPATRWSSAFSDPQWLQVDLGATATINRVVITWETAYARDFTIQTSPNGTTWTTINTTVDGTGGVQTLNVTGSGQYVRLNTTRRATQYGASLWEFQVFGTGGAQPSPSTSSGSGWVNMDQAAWNAQLAEFNAMVMNPAPPNAVRVSEFNAACVYSHSLKDDPIVFPGLPGASHMHSFFGNRAANAATTTASLRNNTASSCGPVGDPSAYWIPTLYERGVAVEPRGMTVYYSSRLPDPTKTLPFPQGFRMIAGDAKKQSPTPAGVPNQFWCAGPGGEIGRSADGNWPICAPTANLTFQLVFQDCWDGVHLDSPDHKSHVSYNTVDGKCVAPFPIAIPNVSFVIDYPTHGSADGFTLSSGMASSIHGDSFLVWDNAALGHRVKDCIVQKAKCNTAGTF, encoded by the coding sequence ATGATCGCCGCGTTGCTCACCAACCAGGCCATGCGCGCCTCCGCCGCCGAGACCCCGCTGTCGCAGGGGCGCCCGGCGACGGCGTCGTCCACCGAGAACGCCGGCACGCCCGCGTCCGCCGCGGTCGACGGCAACCCGGCCACCCGCTGGTCGAGCGCGTTCAGCGACCCGCAATGGCTCCAGGTCGACCTGGGCGCCACCGCCACCATCAACCGCGTGGTCATCACCTGGGAGACCGCCTACGCGCGCGACTTCACCATCCAGACGTCCCCCAACGGCACCACCTGGACGACGATCAACACCACCGTCGACGGCACCGGCGGAGTCCAGACGCTCAACGTCACCGGCTCCGGCCAGTACGTGCGGCTGAACACCACCCGCCGCGCCACGCAGTACGGCGCGTCGCTGTGGGAGTTCCAGGTCTTCGGCACGGGCGGCGCCCAGCCCAGCCCCAGCACGTCGTCCGGCAGCGGCTGGGTCAACATGGACCAGGCCGCGTGGAACGCCCAGCTCGCCGAGTTCAACGCGATGGTCATGAACCCGGCGCCCCCCAACGCGGTGCGGGTCTCGGAGTTCAACGCCGCGTGCGTCTACAGCCACTCCCTGAAGGACGACCCGATCGTCTTCCCGGGGCTGCCCGGCGCGTCGCACATGCACAGCTTCTTCGGCAACCGTGCCGCGAACGCGGCGACCACCACCGCGTCACTTCGCAACAACACCGCGTCGAGCTGCGGCCCGGTGGGCGACCCCTCCGCGTACTGGATCCCCACCCTGTACGAGCGGGGCGTGGCGGTCGAGCCGCGCGGCATGACCGTGTACTACAGCTCGCGGCTGCCCGACCCGACCAAGACGCTGCCCTTCCCGCAGGGCTTCCGGATGATCGCCGGCGACGCCAAGAAGCAGTCGCCGACCCCGGCCGGTGTGCCCAACCAGTTCTGGTGCGCGGGCCCCGGCGGCGAGATCGGCCGCAGCGCCGACGGCAACTGGCCGATCTGCGCCCCGACCGCCAACCTCACCTTCCAGCTGGTGTTCCAGGACTGCTGGGACGGTGTCCACCTGGACAGCCCCGACCACAAGTCGCACGTCTCCTACAACACCGTCGACGGCAAGTGCGTCGCGCCGTTCCCGATCGCCATCCCGAACGTCTCGTTCGTGATCGACTACCCCACCCACGGCAGCGCCGACGGCTTCACGCTGTCCTCGGGCATGGCCTCGTCGATCCACGGCGACTCGTTCCTCGTCTGGGACAACGCGGCCCTGGGCCACCGGGTGAAGGACTGCATCGTCCAGAAGGCCAAGTGCAACACCGCCGGTACGTTCTGA
- a CDS encoding FMN-binding protein — MGTIAAVVLMLSYRTSLSGPRTTTSAVTGAAPGVVGDPGTGTATGQGQGDGAVTVNGSVAQTRWGPVQVQVKIASGRITDVVVLAKPDGNHRDEEINDRALPQLRAQVIAAQSARIDGVSGATVTTDGYVESLQAALDAAHFSA, encoded by the coding sequence ATGGGCACGATCGCGGCCGTCGTACTCATGCTGAGCTACCGCACCAGCCTGTCCGGGCCCCGCACGACGACGTCGGCGGTCACGGGCGCGGCACCCGGGGTCGTCGGCGACCCCGGCACCGGTACGGCCACCGGCCAGGGCCAGGGCGACGGCGCGGTGACCGTCAACGGGTCGGTCGCGCAGACCCGCTGGGGGCCCGTGCAGGTCCAGGTGAAGATCGCGTCCGGGCGGATCACCGACGTCGTGGTACTGGCCAAGCCGGACGGCAACCACCGCGACGAGGAGATCAACGACCGCGCGCTGCCGCAGCTGCGCGCCCAGGTCATCGCGGCCCAGAGCGCCCGCATCGACGGGGTCAGCGGCGCCACCGTCACCACCGACGGCTACGTCGAGTCGCTCCAGGCCGCCCTCGACGCCGCCCACTTCAGCGCGTGA
- a CDS encoding FAD:protein FMN transferase, whose translation MGTAISLDIAGDLPHADRLADEAFAWLREVDLRFSTYRSDSEVSALRAGALRREDCSPDLRHVLDECARLWEATDGYFDAFADGRFDPSGYVKGWSVQVASDRLAAAGAADHCLNAGGDICVRGRPAPDRLWRIGVLDPWHRDSLSWVLELTDAAVATSGGYERGAHITDPRTGRPARDLASVTVVGPDLRTADAYATAAMAMGHRATAWLERLDGHEWAVLTADGRSSQSRALPSAEP comes from the coding sequence ATGGGTACGGCGATCAGCCTCGACATCGCCGGCGACCTGCCGCACGCCGACCGGCTCGCCGACGAGGCGTTCGCGTGGCTGCGCGAGGTCGACCTCAGGTTCAGCACGTACCGGTCCGACAGCGAGGTCAGCGCGCTGCGGGCCGGGGCGCTGCGGCGCGAGGACTGCTCGCCGGACCTGCGTCACGTGCTGGACGAGTGCGCCAGGCTGTGGGAGGCGACCGACGGGTACTTCGACGCGTTCGCCGACGGCCGCTTCGACCCCTCGGGATACGTCAAGGGCTGGTCGGTCCAGGTCGCCTCCGACCGGCTGGCCGCGGCCGGGGCCGCCGACCACTGCCTCAACGCGGGCGGCGACATCTGCGTACGCGGCCGCCCGGCCCCGGACCGGCTGTGGCGCATCGGCGTGCTCGACCCGTGGCACCGCGACAGCCTGTCCTGGGTCCTGGAACTGACCGACGCCGCGGTCGCGACCTCGGGCGGCTACGAGCGCGGCGCGCACATCACCGACCCGCGCACCGGCCGCCCGGCCCGGGACCTGGCCTCCGTCACGGTCGTCGGCCCCGATCTGCGCACCGCCGACGCCTACGCGACCGCCGCGATGGCCATGGGCCACCGCGCGACCGCCTGGCTCGAACGGCTCGACGGTCACGAGTGGGCGGTGCTCACCGCCGACGGGCGGTCGTCGCAGTCTCGCGCCCTGCCGTCCGCCGAGCCCTGA